The bacterium genome has a segment encoding these proteins:
- a CDS encoding four helix bundle protein, translating to MPAYVRNKSNFQSKQYLSSGPFEFQNWEVYRRSVLFIKFAKELAQCGQTIGIKNFQDQLTRASLSIPLNIAEGISRYGAKEKINFLRIAKGSLFECVACIDIMKSLQIIDRKEYQEVIKEMSEIGKMLSGLIRSVREREQDNKD from the coding sequence ATGCCAGCATATGTAAGAAATAAGTCTAATTTTCAGTCTAAGCAATATTTGAGTTCCGGCCCATTTGAGTTTCAAAATTGGGAGGTGTATCGAAGGTCAGTTCTTTTTATTAAATTTGCAAAAGAGTTAGCCCAATGTGGACAAACGATTGGGATTAAAAATTTTCAAGACCAGTTAACACGGGCTAGTTTATCTATTCCTTTAAATATTGCCGAAGGGATTTCGCGTTATGGAGCTAAAGAGAAAATTAACTTTTTACGAATAGCCAAAGGCTCACTATTTGAATGTGTTGCATGCATAGATATTATGAAGTCTTTGCAAATTATTGATAGAAAAGAGTATCAAGAAGTCATTAAAGAAATGAGTGAAATAGGGAAAATGTTAAGTGGTTTGATTCGGTCTGTTCGTGAAAGAGAGCAGGACAATAAAGATTAA
- a CDS encoding prepilin-type N-terminal cleavage/methylation domain-containing protein → MKKNRQGFTLIELLIGGVVMSFLLIGAYRLFVASTSQVGKTVTSTRGRASVEKVLDQIAGQIRNSYDVNDTSYPLRLNQSPSSCGATAVSSSIVAFPGMDKAGIDALSSSAIDPSTANISAEADGIRVAYVPSDSYPTDLVGTQVSQGVYTPYPTNDAAGYKINIGDKTAYKNFNTGDFFILSDTDGIRLGRVTSKTIDNNETYGPYVLHHSSQSLWNSGRDVSRNYGLNEDGSRKLGGATVQKAALASYAYSASDKTLWVNDHVADDGFNPIDKSFNFASGRANQWRKLAEDVDRFVIEYIVQDKNGSRFRTRRPIAGLVGQTGDCGNQLGLPYLKQVHLKIDVAGESYERLVTPPRLRGLDKAGSSVVTVGVTPTPGSTPSPTAIPTTGSTPAATPTPSPTPTPTPSPTPTPTPTPTPSPTPTATPTPTPSPTPTPSPTATPSPVPTSSSCTTYCVESGGDCYRFSCPTTYLGGGPISCSDPSCTYTSTFGNPPCCSATPAPSPTPTPTLTPTPTPSPTPTPTPTGPSCAGGFACNVDSDCGVSGSVCRSNCCYCDVGMSWNLTSSSEPDQVYYDLDQSGFGSPGCGFQTGSVTGSGTRVCGIKLLTGNTRYITPRYDFWLRDMSAQATMAPGQTFYIGTDAAHSLTYTATGAGSGTSRQFAASGSQFTIPAGASGGSCPASPPNVTPTPVTPTPTPTPSPTPTPSPTPTPTPSPTPTPTPTPTPNPSPTPTPTPTPTGETPTPTPTRTPTPTPTPSCEQCQYINPRPFKEPQCEVVDSCNRGAFLYGPIVCSTTPGCPGFATPTPTPTPTPTPTPTPTPTPGSPTPTPTATPTPTPTSCTQTCSTNGDCNNSQSICDSSGCGCSCSIGLLWSIESGSPSAVSYQIRVSGGGATVCSGTMSSSGSSSCNISILDSASRSFTVYLRFDLNSNVGSTSTLPLGSYIYVGPSTYISDSSVFDLAGTGSAPGTTRYDRTESFAFTVPSYSSGNSCPSQPVPSSPTPSPTPTPTPTPTATPTPSPTPTGGTCSGAYCVFEGTNGSLCTLRACNGGGLVGYTSCGMSVCDTYGTSVCAPSCGY, encoded by the coding sequence ATGAAAAAAAATAGGCAAGGGTTTACATTAATAGAATTACTCATTGGCGGCGTGGTCATGAGTTTTTTATTAATTGGAGCTTATCGCCTTTTTGTTGCCTCCACATCGCAAGTAGGCAAAACCGTGACCAGTACTCGTGGAAGAGCCTCAGTGGAAAAAGTTCTGGATCAAATTGCAGGGCAAATTCGCAATAGCTATGATGTCAATGATACCAGTTACCCGCTTCGTTTAAATCAATCTCCCAGTAGTTGTGGTGCTACGGCAGTGAGCTCTTCAATTGTTGCGTTTCCAGGGATGGATAAAGCAGGCATTGATGCTTTAAGCAGTTCAGCCATAGACCCATCAACAGCCAATATCAGTGCAGAAGCAGATGGAATTAGGGTTGCCTATGTTCCCAGTGACAGTTACCCCACAGATTTGGTGGGTACACAAGTTTCTCAGGGGGTATATACACCTTACCCAACCAACGATGCAGCGGGTTATAAAATCAATATTGGTGATAAAACAGCATACAAAAACTTCAATACTGGAGATTTTTTTATTTTATCGGATACGGATGGGATTCGTTTGGGCAGGGTTACCAGCAAAACTATTGATAATAACGAAACTTATGGGCCTTATGTTTTACATCATAGTTCTCAATCCTTATGGAACAGTGGTAGAGATGTGAGCCGCAATTATGGTTTAAATGAAGACGGAAGCCGCAAACTCGGTGGTGCTACAGTGCAAAAGGCAGCCTTGGCAAGCTACGCTTATTCAGCCAGTGATAAAACCCTGTGGGTAAATGATCATGTCGCAGACGATGGCTTTAATCCAATTGATAAAAGTTTTAATTTTGCTTCTGGAAGAGCCAATCAGTGGCGTAAATTGGCTGAGGATGTTGATCGTTTTGTCATTGAGTACATTGTGCAAGATAAAAATGGTAGTCGTTTTAGAACACGCCGTCCTATTGCTGGTTTGGTCGGGCAAACGGGTGATTGTGGTAATCAATTGGGCCTGCCTTATTTAAAACAAGTTCATCTTAAAATTGATGTAGCTGGTGAGTCTTATGAACGTTTGGTAACGCCACCAAGGTTAAGAGGCTTAGATAAAGCCGGTTCTAGCGTTGTAACCGTGGGTGTAACACCAACCCCAGGCTCAACTCCAAGTCCAACGGCAATACCTACAACAGGCTCAACTCCGGCTGCAACGCCGACGCCGAGTCCAACGCCGACACCAACGCCGAGTCCAACGCCGACACCGACACCGACACCGACACCGAGTCCAACGCCGACAGCGACACCAACGCCGACACCGAGTCCAACGCCGACCCCGAGTCCAACGGCGACACCTTCCCCAGTCCCAACTTCAAGTTCTTGTACAACATATTGTGTAGAAAGCGGTGGCGATTGCTACCGGTTTAGTTGCCCTACTACCTATTTGGGTGGTGGACCAATAAGTTGTTCAGATCCTAGTTGTACTTACACATCAACCTTTGGAAATCCTCCTTGTTGTTCAGCAACACCTGCGCCGAGTCCAACGCCGACACCAACGCTAACGCCAACCCCTACACCGAGTCCAACTCCAACACCCACACCAACGGGCCCTTCATGTGCTGGAGGTTTTGCGTGTAACGTTGATAGCGACTGTGGCGTATCTGGATCTGTGTGTAGAAGCAATTGTTGTTATTGTGATGTTGGTATGAGCTGGAATCTAACCAGTTCGTCTGAGCCTGATCAAGTATATTATGATTTAGACCAGAGCGGCTTTGGATCACCAGGATGCGGATTTCAAACAGGCTCAGTGACAGGTTCAGGTACGAGAGTCTGTGGAATTAAGCTTTTGACTGGCAATACACGCTACATTACACCTCGTTATGATTTTTGGCTTAGAGATATGAGCGCTCAAGCAACCATGGCTCCCGGGCAAACTTTTTATATTGGAACAGATGCTGCGCATAGCTTGACATATACTGCAACAGGAGCAGGTTCAGGAACATCGAGGCAATTTGCAGCCAGCGGTTCACAGTTTACTATTCCTGCTGGTGCAAGTGGCGGTAGTTGCCCAGCGTCTCCGCCCAATGTTACACCAACGCCTGTAACCCCAACGCCTACTCCGACGCCGAGTCCTACTCCGACGCCGAGTCCAACCCCGACACCGACACCTAGTCCAACGCCTACGCCTACGCCCACGCCTACGCCGAATCCGAGTCCTACGCCTACTCCAACTCCTACACCAACAGGAGAGACGCCAACACCCACACCCACACGTACGCCCACGCCAACACCAACGCCATCATGTGAGCAGTGTCAATACATAAATCCGCGTCCTTTTAAAGAGCCTCAGTGTGAGGTTGTTGACTCTTGTAACAGAGGTGCCTTTTTGTACGGGCCAATAGTCTGTTCAACTACACCAGGATGTCCAGGTTTTGCAACGCCCACGCCCACGCCTACACCTACACCTACACCTACACCTACACCCACGCCAACGCCTGGAAGTCCAACCCCTACGCCAACAGCGACGCCAACACCTACACCTACGAGTTGTACTCAAACGTGTTCTACCAATGGCGACTGTAATAACTCTCAGTCAATTTGTGACAGCAGTGGTTGTGGGTGCAGCTGTTCAATTGGTCTTCTATGGAGCATTGAATCAGGTTCACCTTCAGCAGTAAGCTATCAGATTAGAGTTAGTGGTGGAGGCGCGACTGTCTGTAGCGGTACGATGAGTTCTTCTGGTTCAAGTTCATGTAATATCAGTATATTGGATTCAGCAAGTAGAAGTTTTACGGTGTATTTGAGATTTGATTTGAATAGTAATGTGGGGAGTACATCCACTCTGCCGCTTGGTTCTTACATATATGTTGGACCTTCGACGTATATTAGTGACAGCTCAGTCTTTGATCTTGCGGGGACTGGCTCTGCACCAGGAACTACCCGTTACGATCGCACTGAAAGTTTTGCTTTTACTGTGCCTTCTTACAGTAGTGGGAACAGTTGTCCTAGTCAACCCGTTCCATCTAGTCCAACCCCTAGTCCAACACCTACGCCAACACCCACGCCTACCGCTACACCTACACCTTCGCCAACACCAACAGGTGGAACTTGTTCTGGAGCTTACTGCGTCTTTGAGGGAACCAACGGTTCGTTGTGTACTTTGAGAGCCTGTAATGGAGGTGGCTTGGTTGGTTATACCTCATGTGGAATGAGTGTCTGTGACACTTATGGAACATCTGTGTGTGCTCCATCTTGTGGTTACTAG
- the guaB gene encoding IMP dehydrogenase: protein MANNSTDIQTALSFDDVLLLPQESTVLPKEVKLKTKLTQAIELNTPIVSAAMDTVTEAKLAIRMAQEGALGVVHRNMTIEQQAVEVKKVKKSESGMVKDPITMRPNQTVQEALNIMLDNKISGIPVTVGNELKGIVTNRDLQFESNMQLTVNEVMTKKLVTAQEGVSLEQAKALLHQHRIEKLLVVDEKQELKGLITIRDIKKASEFPHASKDKEARLLCGAAVGTGEDTMERVAALLEAGADVIVVDTAHGHSSGVLGKIEAIRKQFSDVQIIAGNIATEAAASALIDAGVNAVKVGIGPGSICTTRIIAGIGVPQLTAIMNVAKIAQKKNIPVIADGGIKYSGDIVKALAAGASSVMVGSLLAGTKEAPGEQVLYQGRTFKTYRGMGSLGAMKGGSADRYFQDQMTAEYKLVPEGIEGRVPYKGSLSNVIHQLTGGLRAGMGYVGAQDIASLHERAKFVRITQSGLRESHVHDVSITKETPNYQATR from the coding sequence ATGGCAAACAATTCTACAGATATTCAAACCGCATTATCCTTTGATGATGTCTTGTTGCTTCCGCAAGAAAGCACAGTTTTACCCAAAGAAGTTAAGTTGAAAACCAAGCTCACGCAGGCAATAGAGCTTAATACACCCATTGTTTCAGCAGCCATGGATACCGTGACAGAAGCCAAACTTGCTATTCGCATGGCACAGGAAGGTGCATTAGGAGTTGTTCATCGCAACATGACCATTGAGCAGCAAGCGGTAGAAGTCAAAAAAGTTAAAAAATCAGAGAGTGGCATGGTTAAAGACCCCATTACCATGCGGCCCAACCAAACCGTGCAAGAAGCGCTCAATATTATGTTGGACAATAAGATTAGCGGTATCCCTGTAACTGTGGGCAATGAGCTTAAAGGTATTGTGACCAACCGGGACTTGCAGTTTGAAAGCAACATGCAGTTGACGGTCAATGAGGTGATGACAAAAAAATTGGTGACCGCCCAAGAAGGGGTGAGTTTAGAACAAGCCAAAGCCTTGTTGCATCAGCACAGAATTGAAAAGTTGTTGGTGGTGGACGAAAAGCAAGAACTTAAAGGTTTGATTACCATTAGAGACATTAAAAAAGCCAGTGAATTTCCTCATGCTTCTAAAGATAAAGAAGCCCGCTTGTTATGTGGCGCCGCTGTTGGAACAGGTGAAGATACCATGGAAAGAGTAGCGGCCCTTTTAGAAGCCGGTGCTGACGTTATTGTAGTTGATACAGCTCATGGACATTCTAGTGGCGTTCTTGGAAAAATAGAAGCCATCAGAAAACAGTTCAGTGATGTACAAATTATTGCGGGCAATATAGCCACGGAAGCTGCCGCTTCAGCACTGATTGATGCTGGGGTCAATGCCGTAAAAGTTGGCATTGGACCAGGATCTATTTGTACAACGCGTATTATTGCTGGAATCGGTGTACCTCAGCTTACTGCCATTATGAATGTGGCCAAAATAGCACAAAAGAAAAATATCCCAGTGATTGCCGATGGCGGCATAAAATACTCCGGTGATATTGTTAAGGCTCTAGCAGCCGGGGCATCAAGTGTTATGGTGGGGTCTCTGTTGGCAGGAACCAAAGAAGCTCCTGGTGAACAGGTGTTGTATCAAGGCAGAACATTTAAAACATACCGAGGTATGGGATCCCTGGGGGCCATGAAAGGTGGCTCTGCTGATCGATACTTTCAAGATCAAATGACTGCAGAATACAAGTTGGTGCCAGAGGGCATTGAAGGCAGAGTGCCTTATAAAGGCTCTTTATCCAATGTTATCCATCAACTGACCGGTGGTTTAAGAGCAGGAATGGGTTATGTGGGTGCCCAAGATATTGCAAGTTTGCATGAGCGTGCAAAGTTTGTGCGTATCACGCAATCGGGTCTAAGAGAAAGCCACGTCCATGACGTAAGTATTACTAAGGAGACACCAAATTATCAGGCAACAAGGTAG
- a CDS encoding PQQ-dependent sugar dehydrogenase, whose product MPVTKFKFIRFFSLLSLCLMACEQKPAEAIEIQKSQHGSFKVEKIVQEKRAIWGFDFINDQQIIYTLISGQIKLFNLKNKSSVQIKDLDTVYVGGQGGLLDIAVHQNKDKNNSIFFCYSSKTKQGKTTVLAKAELINHKLHNIKTIFTAQPYFKTSHHFGCRIAFDGKGSLFLSVGDRGHRDLAQSLNSHNGKILRLDLDGKPAKNNPFVKTKDAKPEIWSYGHRNPQGLFYSTTSHTLYEQEHGPKGGDEINIIEKGKNYGWPTITYGREYSGFKINGGLSKKSGLEQPVHYYTPSIAPSGLTQYKGRLLKFWDQDLFSGALALRHINRIRIKNGKVIEEERLLKNLKQRIRHVKTGPDEKLYFSNDSGALYSISPAP is encoded by the coding sequence ATGCCAGTCACCAAGTTTAAGTTTATTCGTTTCTTTAGCTTACTGTCTTTATGTCTTATGGCTTGCGAGCAAAAGCCAGCAGAGGCCATTGAAATACAAAAATCACAGCATGGCTCATTTAAAGTAGAAAAAATAGTACAAGAAAAACGTGCCATCTGGGGCTTTGATTTTATCAATGACCAACAAATTATTTACACTTTAATTTCTGGCCAAATCAAACTGTTTAATCTTAAAAACAAAAGTTCCGTGCAAATTAAAGACCTAGACACTGTTTATGTGGGTGGCCAAGGTGGCCTGCTAGATATTGCGGTTCATCAGAACAAAGATAAAAACAACAGCATCTTCTTTTGCTATTCAAGTAAAACCAAGCAAGGCAAAACCACTGTTTTGGCCAAAGCAGAGCTGATCAACCATAAACTGCACAATATTAAAACCATTTTTACAGCTCAGCCTTATTTTAAAACTTCGCATCATTTTGGTTGCCGCATTGCTTTTGATGGCAAAGGCTCATTATTTTTAAGCGTTGGCGACCGAGGGCATCGTGACCTTGCTCAAAGCCTAAACAGCCATAACGGAAAAATATTGCGTTTGGACTTAGACGGCAAGCCTGCCAAAAACAACCCTTTTGTTAAGACCAAAGATGCGAAACCAGAAATTTGGTCTTATGGCCACCGCAACCCACAAGGCTTGTTCTACAGTACAACATCTCATACTTTATACGAACAAGAGCACGGCCCCAAAGGCGGTGATGAAATCAATATTATTGAAAAAGGAAAAAACTATGGCTGGCCCACCATTACCTACGGCAGAGAATACAGCGGCTTTAAAATCAACGGTGGTTTAAGTAAAAAAAGCGGCCTCGAGCAACCGGTACACTATTATACACCCTCTATTGCGCCTTCTGGACTCACGCAATACAAAGGCAGACTTCTTAAATTCTGGGATCAAGACCTGTTTTCTGGAGCCCTGGCACTAAGACACATCAATAGAATTAGAATAAAAAATGGCAAAGTCATTGAAGAAGAACGTTTGTTAAAAAACTTAAAGCAGCGTATTCGCCATGTAAAAACAGGGCCTGATGAAAAGCTGTATTTTTCAAACGATTCTGGTGCGCTTTACAGCATCAGCCCAGCACCATAA